In a genomic window of Brassica rapa cultivar Chiifu-401-42 chromosome A10, CAAS_Brap_v3.01, whole genome shotgun sequence:
- the LOC103845041 gene encoding nicotianamine synthase 2-like, with protein MACENNLVVKQIIDLYSQISNLESLKPSKSVDTLFGQLVSTCLPTDTDIDVTKIHDDKVKDMRSHLIKLCGEAEGYLEQHFSTIIGSFEDNPLNHLHMFPYYNNYLKLSELEFDLLSQHISHVPTKIAFIGSGPMPLTSIVLAKFHLPNTTIHNFDIDSQANTLASSLVSRDPDLSKRMIFHTTDVLNAKKGLDQYDVVFLAALVGMDKESKVKAIEHLEKHMAPGAVLMLRSSHGLRAFLYPIVDSCDLKGFEVLTIYHPSDDVVNSVVIARKLGGSTEARNSEIGRCVVMPCNCSKIHAIMNSRGTMKNMIEEFGTVE; from the coding sequence ATGGCTTGCGAAAACAATCTCGTTGTAAAGCAAATTATCGACTTATACAGCCAAATCTCAAACCTAGAGAGTTTAAAACCATCCAAGAGTGTCGACACTTTGTTCGGACAACTCGTATCCACGTGCTTACCAACGGACACAGACATCGATGTCACAAAAATACACGATGATAAAGTCAAAGACATGAGGTCTCATCTCATCAAGCTTTGTGGTGAAGCCGAAGGATATTTGGAGCAACACTTTTCCACAATCATAGGCTCTTTTGAAGACAACCCACTTAACCATTTACACATGTTTCCTTACTACAACAACTATCTCAAACTAAGCGAACTCGAGTTCGATCTCCTATCTCAACACATAAGCCATGTCCCTACCAAAATCGCTTTTATCGGTTCGGGTCCGATGCCACTTACATCCATCGTCTTGGCCAAGTTTCACCTTCCCAACACAACGATCCACAACTTCGACATCGACTCACAGGCGAACACACTCGCGTCAAGCCTCGTTTCTCGCGACCCTGACCTCTCTAAACGCATGATCTTTCACACGACTGATGTGTTAAACGCTAAGAAAGGGTTAGACCAGTACGATGTCGTTTTCTTGGCTGCTCTTGTTGGAATGGATAAAGAGTCAAAAGTCAAAGCTATTGAGCATTTGGAGAAGCATATGGCTCCTGGAGCTGTGCTGATGCTAAGGAGTTCTCATGGACTTAGAGCTTTCTTGTATCCAATCGTTGACTCTTGTGATCTTAAAGGGTTTGAAGTGTTGACCATTTATCATCCGTCCGATGATGTGGTCAATTCGGTGGTGATCGCACGTAAGCTCGGTGGCTCGACTGAAGCTCGTAACAGCGAGATCGGACGGTGTGTAGTTATGCCCTGTAATTGCTCGAAGATCCACGCCATTATGAACAGTCGTGGTACGATGAAGAATATGATCGAGGAGTTTGGTACCGTTGAGTAA